One genomic window of Ammospiza nelsoni isolate bAmmNel1 chromosome 4, bAmmNel1.pri, whole genome shotgun sequence includes the following:
- the FOXI3 gene encoding forkhead box protein I3, whose translation MSAGELQQAQPRASAPAAAPAPPQPRSAQEAPDMAVYCSENFSVYPQPSLHPPGAAAAAAAAAAAAAAAAASSGQRAGGYALGDYGAPANAGYLWGMNSPAPYLQGPPGAAAAAAAPFLPPASYGCSRGGQLVGSPPAPGSPSAGGAELSWLSLASQEELLKLVRPPYSYSALIAMAIQSAPERKLTLSHIYQYVAENFPFYKRSKAGWQNSIRHNLSLNDCFRKVPRDEDDPGKGNYWTLDPNCEKMFDNGNFRRKRKRRSEPNAPAAASAASSLGALKAEEERPIPATGKPCGNSPPPELDPSPSARDHPKSSSPSSIISSTPSCLSTFFSGMSSLSGGGSRLTGGLGGDLHHRNFSAGQLSGGTFTPASSSSQEVPSPEQLQRVAGPSPAYYSSFHPSSGSQGAQYNHYYNFTVNSLIYTRDGTEV comes from the exons ATGAGCGCCGGTGAGTTGCAGCAGGCGCAGCCCAGAGCCTCGGCGCCGGCGGCCGCCCCCGCGCCCCCGCAGCCCCGCAGCGCGCAGGAAGCCCCCGACATGGCCGTGTACTGCAGCGAGAACTTCAGCGTGtacccccagcccagccttcacccgcccggcgccgccgccgcggccgccgcggccgccgccgccgccgccgccgccgccgcctcctcggGGCAGCGGGCGGGCGGGTACGCGCTGGGGGACTACGGGGCTCCCGCCAACGCCGGCTACCTGTGGGGCATGAACAGCCCCGCGCCCTACCTGCAGGgcccgcccggcgccgccgccgccgccgccgcgcccttCCTGCCGCCCGCCTCGTACGGCTGCTCGCGGGGCGGGCAGCTCGTGGGCTCGCCCCCGGCGCCCGGCTCGCCGTCGGCGGGCGGCGCggagctgagctggctcagcctggccagccaggaggagctgctgaagctggTGCGGCCGCCCTACTCGTACTCGGCGCTGATCGCCATGGCCATCCAGAGCGCGCCCGAGAGGAAGCTCACCCTCAGCCACATCTACCAGTACGTGGCCGAGAACTTCCCCTTCTACAAGCGCAGCAAGGCCGGCTGGCAGAACAGCATCCGCCACAACCTCAGCCTCAACGACTGCTTCCGCAAGGTGCCCCGCGACGAGGACGACCCCG GGAAGGGCAACTACTGGACCTTAGATCCCAACTGTGAGAAGATGTTTGACAACGGGAACTTCCGCCGCAAACGCAAGCGGCGCTCGGAGCCCAACGCGCCCGCGGCCGCCTCTGCCGCCTCCTCTCTGGGGGCCCTGAAGGCCGAGGAGGAGAGACCCATCCCAGCCACAGGCAAACCATGTGGAAACAGCCCACCCCCCGAGCTGGACCCCTCACCCTCTGCCAGGGACCATCCCAAGAGCTCCTCTCCCTCCAGTATCATTTCATCCACGCCCAGCTGTCTCAGCACCTTCTTCAGCGGCATGAGCTCCCTGAGCGGCGGGGGCAGCCGGCTCACGGGGGGTCTCGGCGGTGACCTGCATCACAGGAACTTCTCTGCTGGACAGCTGAGCGGTGGCACTTTcacccctgccagcagctcttctCAGGAGGTGCCTTCCCCGGAGCAGCTGCAGCGGGTCGCGGGACCTTCCCCTGCCTACTACAGCTCCTTCCACCCCAGCAGCGGCAGCCAGGGCGCCCAGTACAACCACTACTACAACTTCACAGTCAACAGCCTCATCTACACACGGGATGGGACAGAGGTGTAg